Genomic window (Tardiphaga sp. vice304):
CCCACTTGGTCGTCCACCACCCGCAGCCGGTCGTGCGTCGCTGCCAGTCGTAGCATGGTGCGAACGAAGTTGCTGCCGAACGGCGCGTAGACCCAGGCGGTGCGCAGAACGACGTGCTTCGGATTGGCGGCGGCCACCGCCCGTTCACCGGCTAGCTTGGACGCCCCGTAGACGCCCTGCGGCGCGACGGGGTCGCTCTCCACATAGGCTTCCGGCTTCCGGCCGTCATAGACGTAATCGGTCGAGAAATGGATGATCGGCGCGCTGTGCCGTGCCGCCGCCGCTGCAACGGCACCGGCGCCATCGCGGTTGATGGCATAGGCCTGCTCCGGCTCTGATTCAGCCTTGTCGACCGCGGTATAGGCGGCGGGGTTGATCACCACGTCGGGCCGAAACGCGTCCAGCGCCCGGCCGATCGAGGCCGTATTCAGCAGGTCCACCTCGGCGCGACTGCTGCTGCCAAGCACGAGATCTCCGCGGCCAGCCGCGGCCTCGCGCAGCGCGCGTGCGACCTGGCCCTCGCCGCCAATTACGTAGACGCGCATGCCGACCTCATGCCTTGACCAGGCCAAGGCGCTCGCCGCCATAGACCTTCTGGCGCAGCGGCTCCCACCAGTGGGTGTTGTCAAGATACCAGCGCACCGTCTTCTCGATGCCGGTCTCGAATGTTTCCTGTGCGCGCCAGCCGAGTTCATTTTCCAGCTTGGTGGCGTCGATGGCGTAGCGCTGGTCGTGGCCCGGCCGGTCGGTGACGAAGGAGATCAGGTCGTGATGCGAGGAGTTGGCCGGACGCAGCTCGTCCATCCAGGTGCAGATCTGCTCGACCACATCCAGGTTCCGGCGTTCGTTGCGGCCGCCGATGTTGTAGGTCTCGCCGGGGACGCCCTTCGCCAGAATCACGCCAAGCGCGCGGGCGTGGTCCTCGACGTAGAGCCAGTCGCGGACGTTGGAGCCGTCGCCATAGACCGGCAGCGTCTTGCGATCCAGTGCGTTCAGAATGACGAGCGGGATCAGCTTTTCCGGGAAATGATACGGCCCGTAATTGTTCGAGCAGTTCGATACGATGACCGGCATGCCATAGGTACGGTGCCAAGCCTTGGCGAGATGATCGGATGCCGCCTTGGTCGCCGAATAGGGCGACGAGGGATCGTACGGCGTGGTCTCGGTGAACAGCCCGTCGGGGCCGAGTGAGCCGTAGACCTCGTCGGTGGAAACGTGGATAAAGCGGAAATCAACGGCGCTGGCGGTGCGCGTCTTGAGATAGCTGCGCGCCGCTTCCAACAGCGTGAACGTGCCCATCACATTGGTCTGCACGAACACATCGGAGCCGGAAATCGAGCGGTCGACGTGGCTTTCGGCGGCGAGGTGCACCACCGCGTCGGGCTGGTACTTCGCGAAGATGGCGTTAACCGCGGCGGCGTCGCAGATGTCGTGCTTTTCGAACACGTAGTGCGGGCTGGAGGCCACCGGAGCCAGCGACGCCAGATTGCCGGCATAGGTCATCTTGTCGAGCACGACCACGTCGTAGCCGAGGTCGGCGATGAAATGACGGCAGACGGCCGAACCGATAAAACCGGCGCCGCCAGTTACAAGAACCCGCATCCGCTACTCCTCACCCATATATTTGAAAGCCGGTGGCGCATCCGCCAGCTTCGGCTGTTTCCGGTCCTTGTCCGACAGAATGACTTCGGCGGCCGAAATCCGCCAATCGATGCCCAGCGCGGGGTCGTCCCAAGCGATGCCGCGGTCACATTCCGGCGCATAATAGTCAGTGACCTTGTAGATGACTTCGCAGTCATCCTCCAGCGTCAGATAGCCATGCGCAAAGCCCGGCGGCACCCAGAGCTGGTGCCAGTTGTCCGCCGACAGTTCTGCCGTCACATGGCGGCCATAGCTCGGCGACCCCGTGCGGATATCCACCGCGGCGTCGAGGATGGAACCGCGCGTACAGCGCACCAGCTTGCCCTGGGCATGGGGAGAGGTCTGGAAATGCAGCCCGCGCAGCACACCTTTCTGCGTCGAGCGGACGTGGTTGTCCTGCACGAAAGGTACTGTCAGGCCTTGGCCGGCGAACACGTCGGCGCGAAAGGTCTCGGAAAAGAACCCGCGGGCGTCGCCATGCTTCTTTGGCGTGGCAAGCCAGATGTCGGGTATTTCCAGGCGTTCGATGTGCATGTTCGTCAGTTCCTGAGCCGGTCGGTCGATCTGCCGGGTTCCGGCGTGATCGTCGCTGCGAAGGTCCGGCAGGATCAGACACCGGACGCGGGAGAGCCTTACAAGCCTTTGTCGCGGTTCGTCAATTTGATGATTCGTACCAATCGTAGCCGCGGTGATGGCAAATTTGTGCCTTGCACTTTTGCCGACCCGATGAACACGTTCTAACCGGCCCAGTCAATCTGCCACTGTTTGTGCAAAAGGCGCAGTGGGGGACAATTTGTCCGAAGGAAAGAACGAATGCATAACCGGATCGCGGCGAAAGCCCGAAGCTTTGCTGAACCTTTTCTGCGGCTCTCCAGGGCCAAAAAGCCCAGTGGCCAATTTGCCTCAGGCGCTCCATCGGCACAGAACGTGGCTGACATATTCACGGGTGAATGGTCATCAACACTACCCGGACTTTCCGTCATGCCGGGACACGCCGATCTTTTTCACGACGACCGTATCACATGGATGGACAAACTCTTTGAGATAAAGGGGAAGTCGGTCCTTGAGCTTGGCCCTCTTGAGGGGGCGCATACAAAAATGATGACAGACTTCGGAGCCGCTTCGATAACCGCCGTCGAAGGAAATCAGCGTGCATTTCTGAAATGCTTGTGCGTCAAGGAACTCTACGGAATGCGCGATGCGCAGATACTGCTTGGCGACTTCATGCGGTTCTTTGAATCTTCTTCACAACGCTTCGACATTATTGTCGCCAGCGGCGTGCTTTATCATCTTTCCAATCCTCTCGACCTGCTCGAAAATATGACAGTCGCTGCAGATCGCGTTTTTGTCTGGACGCATTACTACGATGGCGACGCGATCAACCGTCGTAGGGACAAAAATCTTTTTGGAAGCCCCCAACAAATCGAGCATCACGGATCGCCATACACTGCCGTAAGCAAGGCATATGCCTCACGAGCCATTAAGTGGAGCGGCTTTTCCGGCGGGATGGACCAAACAGCAACATGGCTAACACGTGACTCTCTAGTCGGTTTTTTCAAGAACCGCGGTTTTTCGGTAGAGATCGGCTTCGACGATGCGGATCATCGAAATGGACCGGCCATTGCAATCTGTGCGTCGCGTTAGGCTAAGGCCGCATCCACGGTCCGTTGTCATTTATAGATCGGCTGCCGTCTATGTGGCGCTTGCCCCCGGCGGGAATTTTCCCTTGCGAGACTCACGCCTGACCTCACCGCAAATAGGTCGTATTCTTAGTACATGCAGGTTTGTCTACAGACGCAGCCGCGACGACTCTGTTTATGTCCTACAGTGCGATTTCTGAAAAGTCGCCATAAAAGCCAGGGCTAGGCCGAGCCCAAGCATTAAG
Coding sequences:
- the rfbD gene encoding dTDP-4-dehydrorhamnose reductase; this translates as MRVYVIGGEGQVARALREAAAGRGDLVLGSSSRAEVDLLNTASIGRALDAFRPDVVINPAAYTAVDKAESEPEQAYAINRDGAGAVAAAAARHSAPIIHFSTDYVYDGRKPEAYVESDPVAPQGVYGASKLAGERAVAAANPKHVVLRTAWVYAPFGSNFVRTMLRLAATHDRLRVVDDQVGCPTYAPDIAGAVMAIAASISGRGWCPEHAGVTHLAGPDAVSWCGFAREIIRQSAGRGGRSVPVDPITTADYPTPAARPANSRLHTARLSEVFDIRLQSLETSLSNCLDRLLQS
- the rfbB gene encoding dTDP-glucose 4,6-dehydratase; the encoded protein is MRVLVTGGAGFIGSAVCRHFIADLGYDVVVLDKMTYAGNLASLAPVASSPHYVFEKHDICDAAAVNAIFAKYQPDAVVHLAAESHVDRSISGSDVFVQTNVMGTFTLLEAARSYLKTRTASAVDFRFIHVSTDEVYGSLGPDGLFTETTPYDPSSPYSATKAASDHLAKAWHRTYGMPVIVSNCSNNYGPYHFPEKLIPLVILNALDRKTLPVYGDGSNVRDWLYVEDHARALGVILAKGVPGETYNIGGRNERRNLDVVEQICTWMDELRPANSSHHDLISFVTDRPGHDQRYAIDATKLENELGWRAQETFETGIEKTVRWYLDNTHWWEPLRQKVYGGERLGLVKA
- the rfbC gene encoding dTDP-4-dehydrorhamnose 3,5-epimerase yields the protein MHIERLEIPDIWLATPKKHGDARGFFSETFRADVFAGQGLTVPFVQDNHVRSTQKGVLRGLHFQTSPHAQGKLVRCTRGSILDAAVDIRTGSPSYGRHVTAELSADNWHQLWVPPGFAHGYLTLEDDCEVIYKVTDYYAPECDRGIAWDDPALGIDWRISAAEVILSDKDRKQPKLADAPPAFKYMGEE
- a CDS encoding class I SAM-dependent methyltransferase: MHNRIAAKARSFAEPFLRLSRAKKPSGQFASGAPSAQNVADIFTGEWSSTLPGLSVMPGHADLFHDDRITWMDKLFEIKGKSVLELGPLEGAHTKMMTDFGAASITAVEGNQRAFLKCLCVKELYGMRDAQILLGDFMRFFESSSQRFDIIVASGVLYHLSNPLDLLENMTVAADRVFVWTHYYDGDAINRRRDKNLFGSPQQIEHHGSPYTAVSKAYASRAIKWSGFSGGMDQTATWLTRDSLVGFFKNRGFSVEIGFDDADHRNGPAIAICASR